A single region of the Streptomyces virginiae genome encodes:
- the kdpA gene encoding potassium-transporting ATPase subunit KdpA: MSPVTAGVLQMLALIAALALAYRPLGDHMARVYSSEKHYRPEKWIYKVIGANPSAEMRWPAYLRAVLAFSAVSVLFLYLMQRMQGSLPGSLGFSSIDPDQAFNTAASFVANTNWQSYYGEQAMGHVVQTGGLAVQNFVSAAVGMAVAVALVRGFSRSRTGELGNFWSDLVRGTVRILLPISVIGAIVLVACGAIQNFAGIHEVGQFMGGTQQWNGGAVASQEVIKELGTNGGGYFNANSAHPFENPSPFSNLFEVFLILVIPFAMTRTFGRMVGNLRQGYAILATMGVIWIGFTALMMWTEFAHHGPAFEVSGGAMEGKETRYGIAASSIFSVATTLTSTGAVNSFHSSYTGLGGGIQLLGMQLGEIAPGGVGSGLYGMLIMAIIAVFIAGLMVGRTPEYLGKKISTREIKLAACYILITPALVLCFTAAAMALPTPGNSMTNSGAHGFSEILYAYTSGANNNGSAFAGLNADTQWFNSTIGIAMLLGRFLPMVFVLALAGSLAEQKPVPETAGTLRTDKPLYAGLLVGTILIITGLTYFPALALGPLAEGLAS; this comes from the coding sequence ATGAGCCCCGTAACCGCTGGTGTGCTCCAGATGCTCGCGCTGATCGCCGCGCTGGCTCTGGCGTACCGTCCCCTGGGCGACCACATGGCCCGGGTCTACTCCTCCGAGAAGCACTACAGGCCGGAGAAGTGGATCTACAAGGTCATCGGTGCCAACCCGTCGGCCGAGATGCGCTGGCCCGCCTATCTGCGTGCCGTCCTGGCCTTCTCGGCGGTCAGCGTCCTCTTCCTCTACCTGATGCAGCGGATGCAGGGCAGCCTGCCCGGTTCGCTCGGCTTCTCCTCGATCGACCCGGACCAGGCCTTCAACACCGCCGCCTCCTTCGTGGCCAACACGAACTGGCAGTCGTACTACGGCGAGCAGGCCATGGGCCACGTCGTGCAGACCGGCGGCCTGGCGGTCCAGAACTTCGTCTCCGCCGCCGTCGGCATGGCCGTCGCCGTGGCTCTCGTACGGGGCTTCTCGCGCTCCCGCACCGGCGAGCTCGGCAACTTCTGGTCCGACCTGGTCCGCGGCACCGTCCGCATCCTCCTGCCGATCTCGGTGATCGGCGCGATCGTCCTGGTCGCCTGCGGCGCCATCCAGAACTTCGCCGGTATCCACGAGGTCGGGCAGTTCATGGGCGGGACCCAGCAGTGGAACGGCGGGGCGGTCGCCTCGCAGGAGGTCATCAAGGAACTGGGCACGAACGGTGGCGGCTACTTCAACGCCAACTCGGCCCACCCCTTCGAGAACCCCAGCCCCTTCTCGAACCTGTTCGAGGTCTTCCTGATCCTGGTCATCCCCTTCGCGATGACCCGCACCTTCGGCCGCATGGTCGGCAACCTGCGCCAGGGCTACGCGATTCTCGCCACCATGGGCGTCATCTGGATCGGCTTCACCGCGCTGATGATGTGGACCGAGTTCGCCCACCACGGCCCGGCCTTCGAGGTCTCCGGCGGCGCGATGGAGGGCAAGGAGACCCGGTACGGCATCGCCGCCTCCTCGATCTTCTCCGTCGCCACCACGCTCACCTCGACGGGCGCGGTCAACTCCTTCCACTCCTCCTACACGGGCCTGGGCGGCGGCATCCAGCTGCTGGGCATGCAGCTCGGCGAGATCGCGCCCGGTGGTGTCGGTTCCGGCCTCTACGGCATGCTGATCATGGCGATCATCGCGGTGTTCATCGCCGGGCTGATGGTCGGCCGGACCCCCGAGTACCTGGGCAAGAAGATCAGCACCCGCGAGATCAAGCTCGCCGCCTGCTACATCCTCATCACGCCCGCCCTGGTGCTCTGCTTCACCGCGGCCGCCATGGCCCTGCCCACCCCGGGCAACTCCATGACGAACTCCGGCGCGCACGGCTTCTCCGAGATCCTCTACGCCTACACCTCGGGCGCCAACAACAACGGCTCGGCCTTCGCGGGCCTGAACGCCGACACGCAGTGGTTCAACAGCACCATCGGCATCGCCATGCTGCTCGGCCGCTTCCTGCCCATGGTCTTCGTCCTGGCGCTGGCCGGCTCGCTCGCCGAGCAGAAGCCCGTTCCCGAGACCGCGGGCACCCTCCGTACCGACAAGCCGCTCTACGCGGGCCTGCTCGTCGGCACGATCCTCATCATCACCGGTCTGACCTACTTCCCGGCCCTGGCGCTGGGTCCGCTCGCCGAAGGGCTCGCATCATGA
- a CDS encoding aquaporin: protein MTATTPVGTPIPADAPEPVPGATPPRTPLIARAAAELVGTAALVAVVVGSGIQATKLTQDVALQLLANSTATVFGLGVLIALLGPVSGAHFNPVVTLAEWWTARRGGAGVTAREVAVHVPSQIVGAIAGAILADAMFGEPLVKWSTHDRSAGNLLLGEIVATAGLILLIFGLARTDRLRFAPVAVASYIGAAYWFTSSTSFANPAVTIGRAFTDTFAGIAPASVPGFIGMQLIGAVVGLALVAVIFLHGKTDKTEQAQPVA from the coding sequence TTGACCGCCACCACGCCCGTCGGCACCCCGATACCTGCCGACGCGCCCGAGCCGGTGCCCGGCGCGACCCCGCCCCGCACTCCGCTGATCGCCCGCGCGGCCGCCGAGCTGGTCGGTACCGCGGCTCTCGTCGCGGTCGTCGTCGGCTCGGGCATCCAGGCCACGAAGCTCACCCAGGACGTGGCCCTGCAACTTCTGGCCAACTCCACCGCCACCGTCTTCGGGCTCGGTGTCCTCATCGCGCTCCTCGGCCCGGTCTCCGGCGCCCACTTCAACCCGGTCGTGACGCTGGCCGAGTGGTGGACCGCCCGCCGTGGCGGCGCCGGCGTCACCGCCCGCGAGGTCGCCGTCCACGTGCCGTCGCAGATCGTCGGCGCGATCGCGGGCGCGATCCTGGCGGACGCGATGTTCGGCGAGCCACTGGTCAAGTGGTCCACCCACGACCGCTCCGCCGGGAACCTCCTCCTCGGCGAGATCGTCGCCACCGCGGGCCTGATCCTGCTGATCTTCGGCCTGGCCCGCACCGACCGCCTCCGCTTCGCCCCGGTCGCCGTCGCCTCCTACATCGGCGCCGCCTACTGGTTCACCTCCTCCACCTCGTTCGCCAACCCGGCGGTCACCATCGGCCGCGCCTTCACCGACACCTTCGCGGGCATCGCACCGGCCTCGGTGCCCGGCTTCATCGGCATGCAGCTCATCGGTGCGGTGGTGGGCCTGGCTCTGGTGGCGGTCATCTTCCTGCACGGCAAGACCGACAAGACCGAACAGGCCCAGCCTGTCGCATGA
- a CDS encoding ArsR/SmtB family transcription factor — protein sequence MMTSVDTDLIRVLADPLRLRIVTLLARETLCTTHLVEETGAKQTNLSNHMKVLREAGIVDTEPCGRYVYYRLRPDVIEALAGQFADLARTARATTEANLKRSCP from the coding sequence ATGATGACGTCAGTCGACACTGATCTGATCCGGGTTCTGGCCGACCCGCTCAGGCTCCGGATCGTGACCCTGCTCGCCCGCGAGACCCTCTGCACCACCCACCTCGTGGAAGAGACGGGCGCCAAGCAGACCAACCTCTCCAACCACATGAAGGTGCTGCGGGAGGCGGGGATCGTCGATACGGAGCCATGCGGCAGGTACGTCTACTACCGCCTGCGTCCCGACGTCATCGAAGCCCTCGCCGGCCAGTTCGCCGACCTCGCCCGCACCGCGCGAGCCACCACAGAAGCGAACCTCAAGCGGTCCTGCCCATAG
- a CDS encoding amino acid transporter: protein MATPARTSRLRAWMLEGLTAENSSPAAKEAAAQPHGRPWWRVMCLTGLDYFSTLGYQPGIAFLAAGLLSPLATVVLVLLTLFGALPVYRRVAEESPHGEGSIAMLERLLTFWKGKLFVLTLLGFAATDFLITITLSAADATAHMVENPHLTSTLHGHEVLITLILIALLGGVFLKGFSEAIGVAVVLVVTYLGLNVVVVAVGLWHVFTQPQVITDWTTALTTEHGNVFMMIAIALVVFPKLALGLSGFETGVAVMPHVKGDPDDTPEKPAGRIRGAKKLLTTAAVIMSVFLICSSLITTLLIPAAQFEPGGEANGRALAYLAHEYLGSAFGTVYDISTILILWFAGSSAMAGLLNLMPRYLPRYGMAPHWARALRPMVIVFTLVAFLVTWIFDADVDAQGGAYATGVLVLITSAAVAVTIAARRAGERGWTIGFGVISAVFIYTTAVNIVERPDGVKIGACFIGGIIALSLLSRLARVFELRVTHIEFDDMAQRFIRDTANRTIRFIANEPDNRDREEYRQKKEQIRADNDIPAGDDVMFVEVTVLDASEFESGMRVRGEVLHDRYRVLTLESSSIPNALAALLLHVRDETGQRPHIYFEWTEGNPMANFFRFFLFGQGEVAPVTREVIREAEPDRTRRPHVHAG from the coding sequence ATGGCCACCCCTGCCCGCACGTCACGCCTGCGTGCGTGGATGCTGGAAGGCTTGACCGCCGAGAACAGTTCGCCCGCCGCCAAGGAGGCGGCCGCCCAGCCGCACGGCCGACCCTGGTGGCGGGTCATGTGCCTGACGGGTCTCGACTACTTCTCCACCCTCGGCTACCAGCCCGGCATCGCGTTCCTCGCGGCCGGGCTGCTGTCGCCGTTGGCGACCGTCGTGCTCGTCCTGCTCACCCTCTTCGGGGCGCTGCCGGTCTACCGGCGGGTCGCGGAGGAGAGCCCGCACGGCGAGGGCTCCATCGCCATGCTGGAGCGGCTGCTCACGTTCTGGAAGGGGAAGCTGTTCGTCCTGACCCTCCTCGGGTTCGCGGCCACCGACTTCCTCATCACCATCACCCTCTCTGCGGCCGACGCGACCGCGCACATGGTGGAGAATCCGCACCTCACCAGCACCCTGCACGGCCACGAGGTGCTGATCACCCTGATCCTGATCGCGCTCCTGGGCGGGGTGTTCCTGAAGGGGTTCAGCGAGGCCATCGGCGTCGCCGTCGTTCTGGTCGTCACCTACCTCGGCCTGAACGTCGTCGTCGTGGCCGTCGGGCTGTGGCACGTCTTCACGCAGCCGCAGGTCATCACCGACTGGACGACGGCGCTGACCACCGAGCACGGCAACGTCTTCATGATGATCGCCATCGCGCTCGTCGTGTTCCCCAAGCTCGCGCTGGGTCTGTCGGGATTCGAGACGGGCGTGGCGGTCATGCCGCACGTCAAGGGCGATCCCGACGACACCCCCGAGAAGCCGGCAGGACGGATCCGTGGTGCGAAGAAGCTGCTGACCACGGCCGCCGTGATCATGAGCGTCTTCCTGATCTGCTCCAGCCTCATCACGACCCTGCTGATCCCGGCCGCCCAGTTCGAGCCGGGCGGCGAGGCCAACGGACGCGCCCTCGCCTACCTGGCGCACGAGTACCTGGGCTCCGCCTTCGGCACGGTCTACGACATCTCCACGATCCTCATCCTGTGGTTCGCCGGCTCCTCCGCGATGGCGGGCCTGCTGAACCTGATGCCGCGCTACCTGCCCCGCTACGGCATGGCCCCGCACTGGGCCCGCGCCCTGCGCCCCATGGTCATCGTGTTCACCCTCGTCGCCTTCCTCGTGACCTGGATCTTCGACGCCGACGTCGACGCCCAGGGCGGCGCCTACGCCACCGGTGTCCTCGTCCTGATCACCTCGGCCGCGGTCGCCGTGACCATCGCCGCGCGCCGGGCGGGGGAGCGCGGCTGGACGATCGGCTTCGGCGTCATCTCGGCCGTCTTCATCTACACGACGGCCGTCAACATCGTCGAGCGGCCGGACGGCGTGAAGATCGGCGCCTGCTTCATCGGCGGCATCATCGCCCTGTCCCTCCTCTCCCGTCTGGCCCGGGTCTTCGAACTGCGCGTCACGCACATCGAGTTCGACGACATGGCACAACGGTTCATCCGCGACACCGCCAACCGCACGATCCGTTTCATCGCGAACGAACCCGACAACCGGGACCGCGAGGAATACCGGCAGAAGAAGGAACAGATCCGCGCGGACAACGACATCCCCGCCGGGGACGACGTGATGTTCGTCGAGGTCACCGTCCTGGACGCCTCCGAGTTCGAATCGGGCATGCGCGTACGCGGCGAAGTGCTGCACGACCGCTACCGCGTCCTGACCCTGGAGAGCTCCAGCATCCCCAACGCCTTGGCCGCGCTGCTCCTGCATGTACGGGACGAGACCGGTCAGCGCCCGCACATCTACTTCGAGTGGACCGAGGGCAACCCGATGGCCAACTTCTTCCGCTTCTTCCTCTTCGGCCAGGGCGAGGTCGCCCCGGTCACCCGCGAGGTCATCCGGGAAGCCGAACCGGACCGGACCCGACGCCCCCATGTCCACGCCGGCTGA
- a CDS encoding SAV_915 family protein, whose amino-acid sequence MCLFQYEDDPEPEERVPAGPLYVPVLPGRSEVVVRLFRTPLGARTAVGFTSADRLAAALGAGHHWIRLSESALRAMAEPIGASLVTVDPTLTAPAVTGTTAGAATAPVPRAPETVARIV is encoded by the coding sequence ATGTGTTTGTTCCAGTACGAAGACGACCCGGAGCCTGAAGAACGCGTCCCGGCCGGGCCCCTGTACGTGCCGGTCCTGCCGGGAAGGTCGGAGGTCGTGGTACGCCTGTTCCGCACCCCGCTGGGAGCGCGTACGGCGGTGGGCTTCACCAGTGCGGACCGGCTGGCCGCGGCGCTCGGCGCCGGCCACCACTGGATCCGGCTCTCCGAGTCCGCGCTCCGCGCGATGGCCGAACCGATCGGAGCGTCGCTGGTGACCGTCGACCCGACCCTCACCGCTCCCGCGGTCACCGGGACGACTGCCGGGGCGGCCACCGCTCCGGTCCCGCGGGCTCCCGAGACCGTTGCCCGGATCGTCTGA
- a CDS encoding magnesium and cobalt transport protein CorA — MIVDCAHYRDGRRQDEGAMPLEQAAARCRQGGFVWLGIFEPSPEELDRVREIFGLHELAVEDAAAYHLRPKAELYEDGTELIILRTARYDDEREEIDTGEISIFLADHFVITVRQGIASELHEARSRLESRPELLKTGSHSTLWAILDQVVDSYAPVVGELERDIEQIEATVFSGTVAPTERIYSLRREATDFYRAVHPLLAVVTRRLQPGKSPPALQPYLRDVHDHLLLVNEEVAAQRDLLTTVLEANIAVISVEQNKINLRQSATMERLTILASVFLPLSFVVGFFGQNFAWLVTHISSFTAFLTLTLLGVLLPCLLLYVWLRRRRNRPAPPLPEASHVGRHAPAPTTR, encoded by the coding sequence ATGATCGTCGACTGCGCACACTACCGCGACGGGCGTCGACAGGACGAGGGTGCCATGCCGCTGGAGCAGGCGGCCGCGCGCTGCCGGCAAGGCGGATTCGTCTGGCTGGGCATCTTCGAACCGTCTCCCGAGGAACTGGACCGGGTCCGCGAGATCTTCGGACTGCACGAGCTCGCCGTCGAGGACGCCGCGGCGTACCACCTGCGGCCGAAGGCCGAGCTGTACGAGGACGGCACCGAACTGATCATCCTGCGCACGGCCCGCTACGACGACGAGCGCGAGGAGATCGACACCGGTGAGATCAGCATCTTCCTCGCCGACCACTTCGTGATCACCGTCCGCCAGGGCATCGCGAGCGAGCTGCACGAAGCCCGCAGCCGGCTCGAAAGCCGCCCCGAGCTCCTCAAGACAGGCAGTCATTCCACGCTGTGGGCGATCCTCGACCAGGTCGTCGACAGCTACGCGCCGGTCGTCGGCGAACTCGAGCGCGACATCGAGCAGATCGAGGCCACGGTGTTCTCAGGGACGGTCGCCCCGACCGAACGGATCTACTCCCTGCGCCGCGAGGCCACCGATTTCTACCGGGCCGTACACCCGCTGCTCGCCGTGGTCACCAGGCGGCTGCAGCCGGGCAAGTCACCACCCGCGCTCCAGCCCTACCTCCGTGACGTGCACGACCACCTGCTCCTCGTCAACGAGGAGGTCGCCGCCCAACGCGACCTCCTGACCACCGTCCTGGAAGCGAACATCGCGGTGATCTCCGTCGAGCAGAACAAGATCAACCTTCGGCAGAGCGCCACGATGGAGAGGCTGACGATCCTCGCGAGCGTGTTCCTCCCGCTCTCCTTCGTCGTCGGCTTCTTCGGGCAGAACTTCGCCTGGCTGGTCACCCACATCAGCAGCTTCACGGCGTTCCTCACCCTCACTCTCCTCGGGGTGCTCCTGCCGTGCCTGCTGCTGTACGTCTGGCTGCGCCGACGCCGAAACCGGCCGGCACCGCCGCTGCCCGAGGCGAGCCACGTCGGCCGGCACGCCCCGGCGCCCACCACGAGGTGA
- the kdpF gene encoding K(+)-transporting ATPase subunit F, whose amino-acid sequence MTVENVVGLVVAVSLLGYLVLALVYPERF is encoded by the coding sequence GTGACTGTCGAAAACGTCGTCGGTCTCGTGGTGGCCGTTTCTCTGCTCGGCTACCTCGTCCTCGCCCTTGTGTACCCGGAGAGGTTCTGA
- a CDS encoding APC family permease: MAIHVGEPTAVAQEPGQEEPPDTSATEAGDRHRLTALQGLAALSLDAMASVAYGPESIVLVLAAAGAYGMGFTLPVTLAIAALLAVLVASYRQVIAAFPDGGGSYAVAERYLGRRAGLVAAASLILDYVLNVAVSVTAGVAALTSAFPGLHGERVWICLAVLLLVTAVNLRGVVDSAKAFLVPTALFVGSILAMISVGLFRDGPVSTASAAGHASALGEGATAVGALLLLKAFAAGCSALTGVEAVANAVPSFRAPAARRAQRTEVALGALLGVMLIGLSILIGRFHLQPVEGVTVLAQLADASFGHTAAFYVVQFATMVLLALAANTSFGGLPVLMGLLARDNHLPHVFALKADRQVHRHGVVWLALVSAALLVLSDGDTNTLVPLFAIGVFVGFTICQVGMVRHWYGQRPKGWRTKAALNGFGALLTGVSAVVVTATKFTEGAWLIVLALPLIVLAFEKIHRAYGEIGERLELGRVPQPPHRSHSLVVVPVSGLSRLTCQALTAARSLGDEVLAVTVTHPTVEDRRTAEALRRDWELWKPGVDLIEISSETRSLGRPVAAYVRTLARTQPDAQVTVLIPETEPARLWQRLLQNQRGSVVAHAVRRDTDAVICRLRFRIVAKAEPPLLDAPFTRS; the protein is encoded by the coding sequence ATGGCCATACACGTAGGAGAACCGACCGCGGTCGCTCAGGAACCGGGCCAGGAGGAGCCCCCGGACACCAGCGCCACCGAAGCCGGGGACCGCCACAGGCTGACCGCTCTCCAGGGCCTCGCCGCGCTGTCGCTCGACGCGATGGCGTCCGTGGCGTACGGGCCCGAGTCGATCGTGCTCGTCCTGGCCGCCGCGGGCGCCTACGGCATGGGGTTCACCCTCCCCGTCACCCTCGCGATCGCCGCCCTGCTGGCGGTACTGGTGGCCTCGTACCGGCAGGTGATCGCCGCGTTTCCCGACGGCGGCGGGTCCTACGCCGTGGCCGAGCGGTACCTGGGCCGGCGGGCCGGCCTGGTCGCGGCCGCCTCGCTGATCCTCGACTACGTGCTGAACGTCGCCGTCTCCGTCACCGCGGGTGTCGCCGCCCTGACCTCGGCCTTCCCGGGCCTGCACGGGGAGCGGGTCTGGATCTGCCTCGCGGTCCTGCTCCTGGTCACCGCCGTGAACCTGCGCGGGGTCGTCGATTCCGCCAAGGCGTTCCTGGTTCCGACCGCGCTCTTCGTCGGATCGATCCTCGCGATGATCAGCGTCGGTCTCTTCCGCGACGGCCCGGTCAGCACCGCCTCCGCGGCGGGGCACGCCTCCGCCCTCGGGGAGGGTGCCACCGCGGTCGGCGCACTCCTGCTGCTGAAGGCGTTCGCCGCCGGCTGCTCGGCGCTGACGGGTGTCGAGGCCGTCGCCAACGCCGTGCCGTCCTTCCGGGCCCCGGCCGCCCGACGCGCCCAGCGCACCGAGGTGGCCCTCGGCGCCCTGCTCGGCGTCATGCTGATCGGCCTGTCCATCCTCATCGGCCGATTCCACCTCCAGCCGGTCGAGGGCGTGACCGTCCTCGCCCAGCTCGCCGACGCCTCCTTCGGGCACACCGCGGCCTTCTACGTCGTGCAGTTCGCCACCATGGTGCTGCTGGCGCTCGCCGCGAACACCTCCTTCGGCGGTCTCCCGGTGCTGATGGGCCTGCTGGCCCGGGACAACCACCTGCCGCACGTCTTCGCCCTCAAGGCCGACCGGCAGGTCCACCGCCACGGCGTGGTCTGGCTGGCGCTCGTCTCCGCCGCCCTGCTCGTCCTCTCCGACGGCGACACCAACACCCTCGTCCCGCTCTTCGCGATCGGCGTCTTCGTCGGCTTCACCATCTGCCAGGTCGGCATGGTCCGGCACTGGTACGGCCAGCGCCCCAAGGGCTGGCGGACCAAGGCCGCCCTCAACGGCTTCGGCGCGCTCCTGACCGGTGTCTCCGCGGTGGTCGTCACCGCCACCAAGTTCACCGAAGGTGCCTGGCTGATCGTCCTCGCCCTGCCGCTGATCGTCCTCGCCTTCGAGAAGATCCACCGGGCCTACGGCGAGATCGGCGAGCGACTCGAACTGGGACGCGTCCCGCAACCGCCGCACCGGTCCCACTCGCTCGTCGTCGTTCCCGTCTCCGGGCTGTCCCGCCTGACCTGCCAGGCCCTCACCGCCGCCCGCTCCCTCGGCGACGAGGTCCTCGCCGTGACCGTCACCCACCCCACGGTCGAAGACCGACGGACCGCCGAAGCCCTGCGCCGGGACTGGGAGTTGTGGAAGCCGGGCGTGGATCTGATCGAAATCTCCTCGGAGACCCGCTCGCTGGGCCGCCCCGTAGCGGCGTACGTCCGCACGCTCGCGCGGACCCAGCCGGACGCCCAGGTGACGGTCCTCATCCCGGAGACCGAACCCGCCCGCCTGTGGCAGCGGTTGCTCCAGAACCAGCGCGGCTCCGTCGTCGCCCACGCGGTCCGGCGCGACACCGACGCGGTCATCTGCCGCCTCCGCTTCCGCATCGTCGCGAAGGCCGAGCCGCCGCTCCTTGACGCCCCCTTCACGCGGTCCTGA
- a CDS encoding arsenate reductase ArsC → MPTAPAASVLFVCIHNAGRSQMAAGFLRHLAGDRVEVRSAGSVPGERINPSAVAAMAELGIDISDQKPKVLTPEAAQASDYIITMGCGDACPYFPGKTYLDWQLEDPAGQGVEAVRPIRDEIKGLVEGLIAEIDAEPKA, encoded by the coding sequence ATGCCCACCGCCCCTGCCGCCTCCGTGCTGTTCGTCTGCATCCACAACGCGGGCCGCTCCCAGATGGCGGCCGGCTTCCTGCGTCACCTCGCCGGCGACCGCGTCGAGGTCCGCTCCGCCGGCTCCGTGCCCGGCGAGCGGATCAACCCCTCCGCCGTCGCCGCCATGGCCGAGCTCGGCATCGACATCTCCGACCAGAAGCCCAAGGTCCTCACGCCCGAGGCCGCCCAGGCGTCCGACTACATCATCACGATGGGCTGCGGCGACGCCTGCCCGTACTTCCCCGGGAAGACCTACCTCGACTGGCAGCTCGAGGACCCGGCCGGCCAGGGCGTCGAGGCCGTCCGCCCCATCCGCGACGAGATCAAGGGCCTCGTCGAGGGACTCATCGCCGAGATCGACGCCGAGCCGAAGGCCTGA
- the lysA gene encoding diaminopimelate decarboxylase — protein sequence MTIASLCEIAARAGELSVWPASTTRLPHGDVAVGGVSLTEIADRFDTPAYVLDEGEVRERCRAYRAALPEADVLYAAKAFLSRAMVRWVDEEGLGLDVCSAGELELAVTAGFPPERIVLHGNAKSPRDIGAALRLGVGRIVIDGPSEIARIAAAVGPDGHQKVLVRVVPGVSAGGHEKIRTGTEDQKFGLSLADGSAQDAIARVLGQPQLELTGLHCHIGSQITEVEPYLVALRRMVGLMARIRDAHGVVLPELDMGGGHGIAYRPGESALDLTALARGLRAELGESCAAAGLAVPRLVIEPGRAVAGPAGVALYRVLAVKHTGEKVFVAVDGGMSDNPRPALYGVRYAPRLIGRHSTADARTATVVGRHCEAGDVLAAEVELPGDIHPGDLLAVPVAGAYQLSMASGYNMVGRPPVVAVHEGTSRVLVRRETLEDLRSRDIGS from the coding sequence ATGACCATCGCTTCCCTCTGCGAGATTGCGGCCCGTGCCGGTGAACTGTCCGTGTGGCCCGCCTCCACGACCCGGCTTCCGCACGGTGACGTGGCCGTCGGCGGGGTGTCCCTGACGGAGATCGCCGACCGGTTCGACACCCCGGCCTACGTTCTGGACGAGGGCGAGGTCCGCGAGCGGTGCCGCGCCTACCGCGCGGCCCTCCCCGAGGCCGACGTCCTCTACGCCGCGAAGGCCTTCCTTTCCCGCGCGATGGTGCGCTGGGTGGACGAGGAAGGTCTGGGCCTGGACGTCTGCTCCGCCGGAGAGCTGGAGCTGGCCGTCACCGCCGGCTTCCCGCCCGAGCGGATCGTGCTGCACGGCAACGCGAAGTCGCCCCGGGACATCGGGGCGGCGCTGCGGCTCGGCGTGGGGCGCATCGTCATCGACGGGCCGTCCGAGATCGCCCGGATCGCGGCCGCCGTCGGGCCGGACGGGCACCAGAAGGTGCTGGTGCGGGTGGTACCCGGCGTCTCGGCCGGGGGCCACGAGAAGATCCGCACCGGTACGGAGGACCAGAAGTTCGGCCTCTCGCTCGCCGACGGCTCGGCGCAGGACGCCATCGCGCGCGTACTCGGCCAGCCGCAGCTCGAACTGACGGGCCTGCACTGCCACATCGGCTCCCAGATCACCGAGGTGGAGCCCTACCTCGTCGCCCTGCGCCGCATGGTCGGGCTGATGGCCCGCATCCGTGACGCGCACGGCGTCGTCCTGCCCGAGCTGGACATGGGCGGCGGCCACGGCATCGCCTACCGGCCCGGCGAGTCCGCCCTCGACCTCACCGCGCTCGCCCGCGGCCTGCGCGCCGAGCTCGGCGAAAGCTGCGCCGCCGCGGGCCTGGCCGTGCCCCGGCTCGTCATCGAACCGGGACGTGCCGTCGCCGGTCCGGCAGGGGTCGCCCTGTACCGGGTGCTCGCCGTCAAGCACACCGGCGAGAAGGTGTTCGTCGCCGTGGACGGCGGCATGAGCGACAACCCTCGGCCCGCCCTGTACGGGGTGCGCTACGCGCCCCGCCTGATCGGTCGGCACTCCACCGCCGACGCCCGCACGGCCACGGTCGTAGGCCGGCACTGCGAGGCAGGGGACGTTCTCGCGGCCGAGGTGGAACTGCCGGGCGACATCCACCCCGGTGACCTGCTCGCCGTACCGGTGGCGGGCGCGTACCAGCTGTCCATGGCTTCCGGTTACAACATGGTGGGACGTCCCCCGGTGGTCGCCGTCCACGAGGGCACGTCGCGGGTGCTGGTCCGGCGCGAGACGCTGGAGGACCTCCGCAGCCGGGACATCGGCAGCTAG